CAAAGTTTCGCCGAGACGCTGGCCGGTGCGGACAGCGCCGCCGACGCGGAGCGGCGTCGGGGTTTGCGGCGGATGAAGCTCGTGGCGCTGAGCTTCCTGGTCGGCGCCACGGTGGTTTTCCTGCTGTGCACCTGGGCGCAATCCCGGGGCGCCGCCCCCTGGGTCGGCTATGTGCGGGCCGCGGCCGAGGCCGGCATGGTCGGTGCGCTGGCCGACTGGTTCGCCGTCACCGCGCTGTTCAAGCATCCCCTCGGCATACCGATCCCGCACACCGCCATCATCAAGCGCAAGAAGGACCAGCTCGGTGAGGGTTTGGGCACCTTCGTCCGGGAGAACTTCATGTCTCCCGACGTCATCGCGACCAAGTTGCACGACGCCCAGGTGGCCGGCCGGCTCGGCAAGTGGCTGTGCGACCGTTCGCACGCCGAGCGAGTGGCGGCCGAGACCTCGACGGTGCTGCGCGTCGGCGTGGAGATGCTGCGTGACGAGGATGTCCAGCACGTGCTCGACCGGATGATCGTCAAGCGCATCGCCGAGCCGAAGTGGGGTCCGCCGATCGGCCGGGTGCTCTCGACGTTGCTGCAGGAGGGCCGTCAAGAGGCCCTGATCCAGCTGCTGTGTGACCGGGCGTTCCAGTGGTCGCTCAATTCCGGGGAGGTCATCGAGCGGGTGATCGAGCGGGATTCCCCGACCTGGTCGCCGCGCTGGGTCGATCACCTGGTCGGGGATCGGATCCACCGTGAGTTGATGGACTTCACCGACAAGGTGCGCCGCAATCCGGACCACGAGTTGCGGCGTTCGGCGACCCGGTTCCTGTTCGAGTTCGCCGACGATCTTCAGCACGACGACGCGACGATTCAGCGTGCCGAGAACGTCAAGGAACAGCTGATGGGCCGGGACGAGGTGACCCGGGCGGCGGAGACGGCGTGGGCGGCCGCGAAGCGGATCATCCTCGAGTCGGTGGACGACCCGTCCTCGGCTCTGCGGACCCGGATCGCCGACTCGGTGATGCGCATCGGCGAGTCGTTGCGTGACGATGTCGAGCTACGCGACAAGGTGGACAGCTGGATCATTCGGGCCGCAAAACACCTGGTCGCAGAGTATGGGACCGAGATCACAGCAATCATCACCGAGACCATCGAGCGCTGGGATGCCGACGAGGCGAGCCGCCGGATCGAGCTCCATGTGGGCCGTGACCTGCAGTTCATCCGGATCAACGGCACCGTGGTGGGCTCGTTGGCCGGTCTGATCATCTATTCGATAGCCCAACTACTCTTCTGACCTGCGCTAACTAGTGCTTGCAAAAGTTAGCACCCCGTCGTAGCGTGATTTTCGTCGTTAACGGATACCCGGGCTACGAGGGGGAATGACATGGCGCAAGACGAAAATCTCGCGGC
The genomic region above belongs to Mycolicibacterium sp. HK-90 and contains:
- a CDS encoding DUF445 domain-containing protein, with amino-acid sequence MAHRIDPEVRALTGPRQSFAETLAGADSAADAERRRGLRRMKLVALSFLVGATVVFLLCTWAQSRGAAPWVGYVRAAAEAGMVGALADWFAVTALFKHPLGIPIPHTAIIKRKKDQLGEGLGTFVRENFMSPDVIATKLHDAQVAGRLGKWLCDRSHAERVAAETSTVLRVGVEMLRDEDVQHVLDRMIVKRIAEPKWGPPIGRVLSTLLQEGRQEALIQLLCDRAFQWSLNSGEVIERVIERDSPTWSPRWVDHLVGDRIHRELMDFTDKVRRNPDHELRRSATRFLFEFADDLQHDDATIQRAENVKEQLMGRDEVTRAAETAWAAAKRIILESVDDPSSALRTRIADSVMRIGESLRDDVELRDKVDSWIIRAAKHLVAEYGTEITAIITETIERWDADEASRRIELHVGRDLQFIRINGTVVGSLAGLIIYSIAQLLF